The genome window CTCGCCGAAGCGGGTCATCCCGTATTGTTGCAAGGTCGCTTGCAAAATGTATTTGTCGACGAGGTCGTAGTCTAGCGCCTCAGCTAGTTGCTGAGCGATGACTCCGGCCTCACTGCCAACGAGCCTGGAAATTGCGATTGTATTCATAATACGCTCCTCTGGTTTATGGATTAGCTAGTCTTGCGGTGTTGCAAGCAGTCGAAGGCAACAGCGATTAACAGCACGGAGCCTTTGATCACCATCTGTGTGAACTCAGTCACATTCATCAGAACCATACCGTTGCTAAGGACGCCTAGAATTAAGACACCAGCCACGATATTTGAGATTCGTCCGAAGCCACCGGTTACGCTAATTCCACCTAGCACACAGGCTGTCAGGATTTCAAATTCCAGCCCCTTACCTGCGGTGACCGTTGCTGAGTTTGTTCTCGAAAGGATCACAACGCCAGCGACACCTGCGAAGAATCCAGATAAGGAATACACCAGGTATTTAACATTCTTGACCTTAATTCCGGAAAGCTTAGCAGCTTCTTCATTACCGCCCACAGCGTAGAAATAACGGCCAAAGTAGGTCTTGTTCAAGATGAAGGCACCCAGCGCAAGCACAGCGATCATGATCACTACGGGCACCGGAATCGGGCCGATATAGCCCTGCCCAATCACGGCGAAGGACTCTGGGAATCCATAGATCGGCAAGCCCTTGCTAATGATAAATGCCACACCTTCGATGATGATCATCATCGCCAACGTCACAATGAGTGGTGGCATCTGAAGATTGGCAATGATCCAGCCATTCGTGAACCCAATAAAGGTTGCCATCGCGAGAGTGATGAAAATAGCCAACACGGGATTCATACCAGCATTCACCATAAACCATCCACAAACCACATTGACCAAAGTGATGACCGATCCCACAGAGAGGTCGATCCCTCCCAGCAGCAGGACAAATGCGAAACCGACCGCGGCGATACCGAGCATGGACACCTGACGTGCAACGTTAATTAAATTATGACTGACAAGGAAATTCTCCGTAGCGATTGAGAAGAATCCGACAAGCACCAACAACACGATGTAGATGCCGTTCTGCTTTGCGAAATCGACGGCTTTAGCCGTGCTTTTTAATTTTTCTAACTGTCCCATTTTAATATTCTCCTATTTTTGAGATGCAAAATTCATGATGCGTTCTTGAGTAAAATCCTTTCGATCCAGGCTACCCGAAATTTTGCCATCGCACAGGACGACGATTCGGTCGGACATGCCCATGACTTCTTCCATTTCAGAAGAAATCATCAAGACGGACTTACCGTCTTCGACGAGCGAGTTGACGAGTGTGTAAATTTCGGATTTGGCTCCGACGTCGATACCTCGAGTGGGTTCATCAAAGATCACTAGGTCGGGCTTGGATGCCAACCAACGGGCGATGATCACCTTTTGCTGATTCCCGCCACTGAGGTTCTTAATGTTTTGTTCGATCGAGGGGGTTTTGATCCGAATGGATTGTTTATATTCTTCGGCCATTCGACGTTCTTCTTTACTGTCGACGATGAAGAACTTGGAGATGCGCTCCAGCACAGCCATACTCGTGTTACTACGAATCGTCATATCCATTAAAGCACCCTTCCCTTTTCGGTCTTCTGGAACCAGAGCGATACCGCTGTCGATCGCGTCTCTAGGTGTCTTCGGGTTCACTTCACTACCATTGAGTCGAACAGAGCCACTGGTTTTCTTTGCAGCACCGAATAACAGTTCTGCAGTCTCCGTGCGCCCAGATCCGATTAATCCGGCAAACCCTAAAACCTCGCCCTTCTTGATATTAAAGCTGATATCGTTCACCCCGTTACCGGAAAGATTCTGAACATCCAATAACACTTCATCGGAGATACAGTCTTTGCGTTTCGGGTAGGTCTCCTTTAATTCACGTCCGACCATCAGTTTCACAAGTTCATCCATATTGGTCTCACTCGTTTTTACGGTATCGATCTTCTGACCATCTCTGAGCACGGTAATGCGCTCGGTGAGTCGGAAGATTTCCTCCATGCGGTGTGAGATGTAGATAATCGTCACCCCGGAAGCCTTCAGTTTTTCGACCACTAGATAGAGGCGTTCAGCTTCAGCTGAAGTGAGCGGCGCAGAAGGCTCGTCCATGATCAACACCCGAGCCTTTTGTGACAAGGCCTTGGCGATTTCTACAAGTTGCTGGTAGCCGACCGTCAAGTTGCTAACAAGCTCGTTGGGATCGATATCGATATCAAATTGCTCGAAGATCGCAGCAGACTCGCGAACCATGGCCTTTTTATTAATGACCAGACCTTTGCGGATCGCTCGACCGAGAAAGATATTTTCTGCAACAGACAGTTCACCGACCAGATTGAACTCTTGGTAGATGACGCCGATGCCGTGTGATTCGGATAACTGCGGCGTGAGTGAAGCAAAGCTTTCACCTTCGATGATGATACTGCCGGCATTCGGTTTGACCGCACCGGTGCAGCTCTTAATCAAGGTCGATTTGCCAGCGCCATTTTCGCCGACCAGAGCATGCGCTTCCCCTTTGACGAATTCGATGCTGACATCATTCAGGGCGATCACACCGGGATATTTCTTCGTAATGTTCTTTAACTCTAGAATGTTCATTTGATTGAGTTGCTGAGAGAAGATGGGTGGGTTGAGACAATACAGGTTGGCGCAGATTCTTGGCTCATGCGCCAACCTAGCTTTAGAGAAGAGTGAGGCTTATTTGCCTAAGAACTCATCTACGTTGTCTTTTGTGACTGGGATAAATGAACGGTAGATTTCTTTCGTCTCAATCGGCTCACCGGATTGAAGCAGAGCAACCATATTCCAAATCTCAGTAGCGATTGCCTCGTTCGTGCCTGTTACAGCAACAGTCATACGATTACCTTCGTTATTCTTCATGGCATACAATTCAGGTTGTGTTGCATCCGCGGCAAAGATGCCGAATTTGTCTGTGACCTTATTGGCAGCCTTTGCAGCCTCGTTCGCGCCGACGGAACCACCGCCACCGATGGAGCAGACAACTTCTACATTCGGGTGGGACTGAAAGATGGTTTCCATCTTCTCAATGCCCTCTTTCGTGTCGATCGCACTCGTCTCTGCGACGATCTTAGCCTTCGGAGCCAACTCGACGATGGCGTCGCGGATGCCGTTACCACGTTCCAGTAAAATGGGCAATTGTGGGTAGTTAAGAATTGCAACTTCTGTAGTGCCGCCGAGCTTTTCGTTGATCCAATTAGCCGCGTGTGTGCCGATAGCATAGCCTAATTCATGATTATCAATCAACCATGCGACATCAGCGTTCTTCAGGTTATCATCCCAAGCGAGCACTTTGACCCCGGCCTCACGAGCTTGCTTTAGAGCGAACTCGACGCCTTCCGGATCTGCAGGATGAATAATAATGACATCCACTCCGCTGGAGACGAAGTTTTCAATCTGTGTGATTTGCTTACCGACATTGCTGTCGCAGGCCACATAGTTAATGCGACCGCCATTGGCTTTGACTTTTTTCTCAATGGCTTGGCAATAACCAGCCCATGCTGGGTTACTGAGCGATTGCACGGTCATGCCAATTCTTACTGTAGCATCCGCACTGTCGCCACTTCCACCGCATCCAACAATTGAGAGCGACGCGAAGCAAAGGAGTAGTCCTGTTATTATTTTTTTCATTTTTATATGGGGTTCTTTTTTTATTTATTTTGGATTAGATAAAGTGGTTGCAGTGAATCCTGTTTTACAGAATCTGCAAATAACGACGCTAGATAGATGATTCAATTTGGAGCAGGTCATTCGGAATCGCTGGGGTCGCACCTTTCTGTGAGCAGACATACGCGGCTACCCGATTGGCGAAGTCATTCACTTGCCCCAAAGGCCAGCCTCGTAGCGTGCCCATACAGAGCGCGGCGGTGAATGAATCACCCGCCCCTACAGTATCGACCACCTCCGCTGCCATTCCTGGGAAATCGTGGACGGAATCCGCAGTAACCAACAAACTGCCGTGCGAACCACGGGTGTAAGCGACCAGGCGAAGATCAAACAGCTTCCTGAGTTGAACCAGTTGCTCGCAGCTGTCGCCGCCCAAATCAAATAGGTCGAGTAAAACAGGTAGCTCCTCATCGCTAAGCTTGAGCACATTCGCTAACTGCAGAGACTTTCGAATCAGCTCTTTAGAGTAAAAAGACTGACGCACGTTCACATCGAAAATCTTAAGTGCGTGCTCAGGCATCTCACTTAAGAATGCATGGATGCTCTGACTTGACTCAGTCGAACGTTGCGAGAGCGAGCCAAAACAGACTGCATCGAGTTGACCTGCGAGTTCGCGGAGATCCGCTGTGAATGGCAGGTGATCCCAGGCGACATTCTCATGAATCTCGTAGGTAGGCTTACCCGAGTGGAGCACGACATCAACCGTGCCTGTTGGATGACTGGCACTTTCCTTCACATAGCGGACGTCCACGCCACTCTCAATCAACTGACCGCGAAGCTCGATGCCCAAGGCGTCCGATCCGATGCAGCTTACTGGCCAGCTCTCCGCACCAAGTTGGTGCGTGTGATAAGCAAAATTGGCAGGTGCGCCGCCAATGCGCTTGTGGTCAGGGAAGACATCCCAGAGTAACTCTCCAATACCTGCGACTTTAAATGTAGGGTTCATAAGACAAGGTTTGTCAGCGAATTTAAAATTCAGATGGGGTGCTGACTAAAATCAACAATCCACAAAATATAACAAATGTAAACAATTAGAATTACATTTGACATATTTAAAGCTTACATTTAACTTACATTTAAACCATGAATGACCCAAAGCCACTTTACCTGCAGATCTACGAAGACCTACACACTTCGATCCGCAATCAACGCTACGCCCCCGGCGACCTACTCCCCAGCGAGAAGACGATTTGCGAGCAATACAAGACCTCTCGCCCCACCGTAGCCAAAGCGATCAAGATGCTGAGCGACGCAAAACTAGTGCATCGCCAAGCCGGATTCGGCACTCAAGTGCTCGCACCCGACTCTTCCGGTCTATCGGCAGGCTTACTCGTCCCTGGATTAACAGAGACTGAAATCTTCACCCCCATCATTGCCAGCATCATCGAGACTGCCCCTAACTTTGAACTCCAGATCGCACAACCCTACGAACTGAATCGATCACAAGACCGTAAGGCTTTGGCGCTTTCCCAAGTCGAGCAATTCATAAAGAAGAAAGTGAATGGCGTCTTCTTCGGCCCGCTTGAAAAGATCCCAGATGCCGAAGCCTTCAATCTAAGCATCGTCGAACGCTTCACCGAAAAAGGGATACAAGTCGTGCTACTAGATCGCGATATCTATCCATGGCCACAGCAAGCTCCTTTCGATATGATCTGTATTGGGAACATTGAGGCAGGCTTCACCATGGCGAATCACCTGCTGGAAAATGGCTGCAAGCAACTCGCTTTCGTTTCATCGAAAAATCCGGCAATGACCGTAGGGCACCGTATCATTGGCACCCGTCAAGCACTCCTGCAAAAAGGCTTCTCCGCCCGCAGCCTCCTCTACGTCGAATACGAACAGGACGATCCCAGCACAGCGGCCGCTCAGTTAATCGAAGCAAATATCGATGGTATTGTTTGCGCCAACGATGCCACTGCCGCCGTAATCCTGCGCGCCCTACTCGACCTTAGCGTAAAGATTCCAGAACAGATTAAAGTCTGCGGATTTGATGATGTAAAATACGCCTCGCTCCTCAGTGTGCCTCTGACGAGCTATCGCCAGCCTTGCCAAGTTATGGGACAACTCGCTGTAGAAACAATGGTCAACCGAATCAAACACCCAGAAAGGCCGCCCCACCACATTGCGCTCCATGGCACACTCATCGTCCGGGAATCCTCCCAGATGCGTGCTTAACCCAGCCCCCTAAATCGAACATTGATTGATATTCATCCCCTCTACACTCATGCAAAAAGAAACGAAAACATACGGCGATCTCATCAGTGAACTCTCATCAAAATACGATTCACTACCTGAAAATTGCCAATACTGGATCGGTCTCGCAGGAGGGCCTGGAAGCGGCAAGAGCACCGTCGCGCGAAAAATCAAGGATGCGCTTGGCGACAAAATCGATGTGATTCCGATGGACGGTTATCATTTCTATCGTTCCGAACTAGACGCGATGGCGAACCCTCAAGAGGCCCACGAGAGACGAGGCGCGCCATTCACGTTTAACGCTCAAAAGTTGGTCGATGATCTGACCCAAGCTCATCAAACTGGTTCTGGTTATTTCCCAGGCTTCGATCACAGCAAGCGCGACCCTGAAGAACAGAGTGTCCGCCTGGAACCCGGGAAAAAGATAGTCATCGTGGAAGGAAATTATCTCCTATTGAGTGACAGCCCATGGAATGTCCTCCAGCGCGATGTTTTTGACGAAGGATGGTTTCTCTATGTCCCGCTTGAGGAATGCAAACGACGGGTCTTAAAGCGTCATCATCAGGTAATGAAAATGACGAAAAAGGAATCAATGTGGAGGGTATTGACCAACGATGGACCGAATGCAGAGCTAGTGACCAATGAATCGATTGAGAACGCGGATAGAATAATCGAAATTCAAAGTGATAAAACATGAGTCTGAATGACACAGACTTAAGCGATTGAAAGCAGGCATCGACTTCCAATATCGCACAGTCGCAGCAGCCACTACAGACGCTCGCTAAGGCTACCAACTTCCCATGCGTCCAACATCGAGAGCATCGCTTCAAAAGTCGCACTGCGCCCTGAGCGAACAAAGTGACCGCTAGCGAGATTACCCGCCAGAACGATGCCCGCGTCATCCAATCCGCAGAGCGCTGCGGCGAGACAGCCAGCACCAAAATTATCACCGGCACCCGTCGAGATTAGAGGCTCTTTACAATACGGCCCAGGCACGTAGACCGTGCCCGCTGCACTGGCGCAAACGGCACCATCATTTGGGTGGATAATGATTCGATCCACATCGGTATTAGCCTTTAGGAGCGCAGCCAAAGCGACGACAGAATCCGGATCCTTTTTACCCAAAAAGTCCCCGCCGAAATACGCACCCATCTGCCACGCTTCTTTCAAGTTAAAACTAAGCATGGTAGTGAACTGCGCAGTGATGCCTTCCAGACGCTGCAGAAGATTATCCAAGTCCTCTTTCGGACGCCCCTCAAACTCGGCTAGATCCATGAAGCAATGCACCTCTTTGGCAGTGCGCCCCAGCGCCTTGGAACGCTCCGCTAAATAACTCCAGATACCGCCAACATGCACCAATTTACCCCAGTTCACCGCGGCAATACAATCGGCCGACTTCAACTCTGCGTCCAGCGCGGCTTCACCGACCACTTCGATCAAACGCTCTAGAGTGATCTCTGCGCAGGCACGCAAATCACCCAGCATAATTTTTCCGTCAGTAAACTCTAGACAATCACTGTGAGCCGGATCGGCCAAAGAGTAGAGTCGCTGAGTCTTGGACTCGAGCGCCTCGCGGTAAATCGGCAGAATTTCATCCCGCCCCATCGCCCCGATGTAGGTCACATCGATTTCACCGCTAAAGATATCATTGAGTCCAGACGCATAGAGCGGGCCGTTGCCTCCGAACTTATCGCCAAGGTGCTTCACCGGATAAGAGGCCGCAATTCCTGCCGCAGCCGTGACCTTCGGCCCAAACTCGGCCATGGAGGCGGGCTGCTCCAGTCGAATAAAGGTGTCGATAAATCCATCGAACCCACAAATCCCCGAGAGATTTTCAGGGATGGGCTTGCCCAGTTTTTCACGAAAAGCTGGCAGGACGGTTTCTGTGAGGTCTCGAATATCAGCATATATCATAAATGATCTATACACTGTATCGAGGGCATTTGACCAGACAGATCTGAGCGGCCGCAACGAACCAGACAAAGAACGACAAGTGGAGCCAGTTCCGAAACTTAGTGCTCCTGCCAATCGTCAGGCACCAGAAAAAACGGTTCATCTGAATCCGGCAGCACAAACATCGTGCAGCGCTCAGTTGCCAGTGATAACAACTCCGACGCTTCGATTCGTTGTAACTCTGCCTTCAACTCGGCAGTGAAAACCACAGGCCACAGCGCCTTCGGCACCAGACACACTCCATCCACCCCAGAGAACCAAGACTCCCACTCACGCACATAAAGCCATTGACCGCGTTGCGCACTCGGCGCAATCGCCTCTGGCAACGGGCAATCGTCTCCGCTCAATGGACTGAATAACCGTCCATAGATCAATTGGCGCACCACAACCGTATCGACATTGAACCGATCCTTCAGCAAGCGACGCGCTTCGGGCTGTTGACTGAGCAGCAATTGATGCGTGCGCATTCGATCCAACTTGCGCTGCCAATTATCTCGAGGATCTGGCCCTGGATACATCCAGCCCTCAGCCGTATGCGTCGCTAGGTAGAACTTAACCGCTAGCTCGAGGTGAACGTGCATTTGCTGCTGGCGATCATACAAAACGAAGTCTAGCTCGCCGAGCGTAACGCCTGCGTCGTCCACGACCTGCACATGCGAAGCGATCCGATCCAACTGCTCCGATGCATCCAGCAGACAGTCCAGCGCATCTTCGTAAAGGTGACCCAGTTTTTGCTGAAAATTGAGTTCGATCCCCTCCGACACGACCTCGCCCAGCAAAAGACGATCCAGTATGGCAGCTTCAGCTAAATCCCCCACCAATAAAGGTGCAGCTCGTAAACTATTTAGCAGTGCTTTCGTTTCTAATCCCATAATAGCTATGACACACTTTCATTCAGATGATTGGCCGCCAATCTGTTTCTTTAATTAAACTGAAAAGGCATCATCCGACTCAAAATAGTATGCGCATGAGAATAACCACGATCATATCGTGATATTGTGATTCACTTCCAAGCACTCACCATGCATCTTCCTCTGCTATGACACTGTTACTCTTCTACGTCGGCATCGCGCTCGGATTTTCCTTTTTGTGCTCCTTATTGGAGGCCACCCTCCTCACGATCACACCCACGCAATTGCAAACGGCCAAATCAAATGGCAAGCAATGGGCACTACGCCTGCAAGGACTGAAGCATAACATCGACAAGCCCCTCTCCGCGATTCTTACGCTCAACACAATCGCCCACACGATGGGCGCCACGGGAGCCGGCGCACAATATACCCGTGTGTATGGCGACGCTACTGGCGGTGTCTTTGCCGCCATCCTCACACTACTGGTTCTCATCCTCTCCGAAATCATCCCAAAGACACTCGGAGCGCGCTACACGCTCTTTTTTGCGCCGTTCACAGCAAGAGCGCTTCCGATTATGGAATGGGGACTGCGCCCAGTCGTCTGGCTGTGCCAAGGCATTACACGACTCATCACCTTTGGCGACGGCCACGCTCATCCAAAACACCGCGAAGAGCTGTTAGCGGTCGCACGAATGGGCGAAGAAGATGGCTCCATCCGAAAAAGCGAAAGTAGAATCGTCCGTAGCATGCTCAACATGTCGAACGTGCAGATTGATAGTATCATGACACCCCGGCCCGTCATGTTCACTTTATCAGAAGAAGTGACACTGCAGGCGTTTGCAGAGCAAATCGAAACACACCCGTTCTCAAGGATCCCAGTCTACGGCGATAACCACGAATTCATCTCTGGCTTCGTCCTACGATCCGACGCGCTCCAAGCCTGCCTAAAAGACCCCAAGCATCCGATCGCAAGCGTAAAGCGTAAGATGACCTTCGTATCCAAGCTAATGACAGTCGATGCACTGTTTCGGCAAATGACGGAACAACGCCAACACATCGCCATGGTTCAAGATGAATACGGCAGCACCGTTGGCCTCGTCACGCTCGAAGACGCGCTGGAAACCCTCGTCGGCATTGAGATCGTCGATGAGCAAGACACTGTCGCCGACCTACGCAAACTCGCTCACAGCCTATGGCAACAACGCGCCAAAGAAATGGGTATCAAAACCGATATAGATACTTAATCCTTAAAAGAGTCGTTAGAAGTCAGGACTTAGGAGCTAAACATCAGTGCTTTATAACACCTTTGCTTCTCGCCCAATCGGCGGCACAGACGACACCCGAAGCGCTTTATGGCCAAAGACTAACTTCGAACGCCTGCCTACAAACGACTCTTCAAGAATTATGCACGTAGAGCGTGCGCGTCGGATAAGCAAATTCGATATTCCGCTCAGCGAACCCTCGGCAGATGCCTAAATTGATCGCCTGCTGGATATCCATATAAACCGCATAATCCGAAGTGTTCACATAGTAAACGACTTCAAAGTCATAGGAGCTATCACCAAACCCCTTGAAGTGCGCACGATCAAAACGCGTGCCTTCAATCGATTCGATCAACTCACGCACCATCGGCGGGATCGATTCCAACTGCTCAGGTGTTGTCTGATATAAAACGCCAAAAGCAAAAGGCACACGGCGTTCCTGCATGCGTTTGTAGTTGCGCACTCGACTACTAAGTAAATCGTTATTAGAGAAGATCAATTGCTCACCAGATAGGCTACGCAAACGGGTGGTCTTAAGTCCAATCTTCTCAACCACTCCCATCAAATCGCCTACGATGATGAAATCTCCGATCACAAAGGGCTTATCCAGAACGATCGACAGCGATGCAAAGAGATCACCTAAGATGTTCTGCAGCGCCAGAGCGACCGCGATACCAGATATTCCCAATCCTGCAACCAGTGCGGTCACATCATAGCCTAGATTATCCACCACCAATAAGAAGGCCAGCGACCAAATCAATAAACGCACGAGAAACGATAAGCCATGAACCACCGAAACGGCGGCAGGATTATCCTCACGCCGTGCATCCGTATAAAAGACAATATACACAGAAACCATACGATTCGCCCAGACCGCAGCTTGTAGCACCAGCACAATTAAAAGAGTGTAATCGAGATAATTGCCCTTTGCCCCAAAATCCAGTAACTGTGCCCCACCCCAGATCGCGACCACCATCAACACAAAGCTCTTCGTCGACTTCAACGCAGCCGCGAGTAAATCGTCCACAACTGTCGCGGTCTTCGTGCTCAAACTCGCAACCTGACGCTGTAACACCCGTAAAATAAGCTTCAGCAACAAGAACAATACGACAGCAGCGCCAACCGCATACAACCAAAGGTCGAGCGTATTACCTACAAGTTCAGTATTATAGATCGTTTCAAACCAATTACTCATGCAGCACGGTGTAGCACGCATGATACCGAACTGTAAAAAAATGCAGGTATATTGCCAATATACGTTAACAATTCATCGAAAGAACAAAAAATCTAAGAGTTCGACCGACGGCACAGAGTATATACATGGTTCACATCGAGGCATGCTATCTGCTTAGGCAGTCATATCACACACGTATATGGTATGACACTCTTCGAAAACCTGAGCACGACCTCAAATGCCTGGATCATTTTGGTCTGCAGTTCATTCGCCTCCGCTTTACTGCTATTTCTAGTCAGCAGAATACTGATTCGACGACTGAGGGCACTCACAGCACGCACCCGCTACACCATAGATACACTACTCGTTCGAGCATGTGCCCCCGCCTTAAGTATCCTTTCGATCATCGTATGGATTCTTATCGTTGAGTGTCTCTTACGCTATACGGAACTCTTCCAAGCGCGCCCAATGGGCTTCCTTAAAAGCATCATTCAGGTGCTTTCGATTATCGCAATCCTGCTCTTTTTTGATCGTCTAGTGCATGGCCTGATCGGTGGTTACTCTGATCGCTCCGATACCATCAAAAACAGTAAGAGCATCATTCAAGGCATCTCACGCGGCCTGATACTCAGCATCGGTTCACTGGTGTTACTTGGCACGTTGGGCATCTCTGTGACACCCATCATCGCGTCACTAGGCATCTCCTCGCTCGCAGTCGCGCTCGCCTTACAACCGACTTTAGAAAACTTTTTCTCCGGCACGCAACTTGTCATTGATAAACCGATCCGCGTGGGCGATTTCATAGAATTAGAATCTGGCGAACAGGGCTTTGTCGATCGAATTGGCTGGCGTTCGACTTGGATCAAAATGCTACCGAACAACACCGTCATCATACCCAACCGAACGATCGCAAACTCGAAAATAATCAATTATTATTATCCAGAAAAAGAATTGTCCGTTCCAGTTGAAGTCGGCGTGCACTACAATTCTGATCTGGAACATGTCGAGCGTGTCACACTCGAAGTGGCTCGAGAGATCCTAGTTTCCCATGAATGGGGAATCGATGATTATAATACTTTCGTCGTCTATACTGAATTCGGAGATTCCAGCATCAACTTCACCGTCATGCTACGCGCCAAAGAATACTTCAATCGTTTCTGGGTAAAGTCCGCCTTCATTAAGGCGCTGCACAAACGCTACGCCGCCGAAGGCATTAACATCCCCTATCCGATTCGTGCGATTAATACGGAACAAGAATCAGCAGTTCTGCCGATCATCAACCAGAAACCATCAAATGCCTCCTAGCCCCCGCATTGCATACACTAAATTAAATACACTGGATCACCAACTGAGATAGTCGCAGCTTGTGTGACCTCTCCATAGATCCCGAGGTTCTGATTCGCGTCTTTGACGATACTACGCAAAATACTTTTGTCTTCACCACAGCGTCCCTGTGACCGAACCACTGCGCCGCAACGCGGTGCCGTGTCTACGCAATGAACTGCAGCCTCACCGATTCGTAGCGATTGATCCAACCAAGCTTGCTCGACTAACCCCGACATACCAGGCAGCGTCTCAATCATAATGTTTGGACGAAAACGCGCGATATCCCAGTCTGCCGCTGCATTGAGTTGATGCATGTGCTCTAGACTCGCAGTAGTAAGAATATGTAACGATGCGACTAAGAAAAAGGTGCCTGGTCTGGAAACATTTTCCTGCGCTTCCAACGGCAAGTTATCCAGATCAGGAAGTGGCTCTCCTGGTTCACGTTCAAAGGTAGCTTTCAATTCTTCCAACCATGTATGGTCATCTTGCTTATGACGCTTATAGAAGGAAGCGTCCTCACGCGGTCGTAAGCGCTGCAACAAACTTTCATAGCCAATCAACTCAGAGACGTAACGATGCGCTAGTGCAGAATCACTGGTATGCGTTTGACCATCGGGAAATTTAATCACAACAGGATTGCAGCCATCATAGGGCTCCAAACACACAGCACTGCATTGCAATAACTTCGGGCGAAACTTACAGCTCTGTATTTCCTGCCGAGCGACATCCTGCACCGCCCAGATACGATCGCCCTGCAAACCTTGGCTACCCATTGGACAATGTGGCATCGATTCACCCGCCATCCCCTTAACTGGGTAGCGCCAGATAGATTGAATGCGCCCCACCTGTTTCATAGTAAGTGCTGCTCCGATACCGCTTTGTGAGAGTTCATAGCCCTAAGCCGGAGCAAGATCTATGCTCGTGCTTCACTACATCAAAAATTAATCAAAATGGGTCCCACACACAGTCTCCCAATCAACCAAGAACCATGAGTATAAAGAGCTCAATATGTGCGAACTGGCAATTCCTTGGCTCTCCAAACTATGAGTTTGCAAATCAATTCTTCCGCTGCCCCTCTTCAGAAGGTGCAATCTCGGGATTGTCGGCCGCCCACGCAGCATACGCTTCGGGTGCAGCACGCTTCCAATCCCTTGCGACTCGTCGGATCGTATCAGCGCGCAACTTCGTATCATTGACCGAGACCGCGAAACTCATGGCGGCATCAGGGTCCAC of Lentimonas sp. CC4 contains these proteins:
- a CDS encoding carbohydrate kinase; translation: MNPTFKVAGIGELLWDVFPDHKRIGGAPANFAYHTHQLGAESWPVSCIGSDALGIELRGQLIESGVDVRYVKESASHPTGTVDVVLHSGKPTYEIHENVAWDHLPFTADLRELAGQLDAVCFGSLSQRSTESSQSIHAFLSEMPEHALKIFDVNVRQSFYSKELIRKSLQLANVLKLSDEELPVLLDLFDLGGDSCEQLVQLRKLFDLRLVAYTRGSHGSLLVTADSVHDFPGMAAEVVDTVGAGDSFTAALCMGTLRGWPLGQVNDFANRVAAYVCSQKGATPAIPNDLLQIESSI
- a CDS encoding sugar ABC transporter substrate-binding protein, which codes for MKKIITGLLLCFASLSIVGCGGSGDSADATVRIGMTVQSLSNPAWAGYCQAIEKKVKANGGRINYVACDSNVGKQITQIENFVSSGVDVIIIHPADPEGVEFALKQAREAGVKVLAWDDNLKNADVAWLIDNHELGYAIGTHAANWINEKLGGTTEVAILNYPQLPILLERGNGIRDAIVELAPKAKIVAETSAIDTKEGIEKMETIFQSHPNVEVVCSIGGGGSVGANEAAKAANKVTDKFGIFAADATQPELYAMKNNEGNRMTVAVTGTNEAIATEIWNMVALLQSGEPIETKEIYRSFIPVTKDNVDEFLGK
- a CDS encoding AAA family ATPase translates to MQKETKTYGDLISELSSKYDSLPENCQYWIGLAGGPGSGKSTVARKIKDALGDKIDVIPMDGYHFYRSELDAMANPQEAHERRGAPFTFNAQKLVDDLTQAHQTGSGYFPGFDHSKRDPEEQSVRLEPGKKIVIVEGNYLLLSDSPWNVLQRDVFDEGWFLYVPLEECKRRVLKRHHQVMKMTKKESMWRVLTNDGPNAELVTNESIENADRIIEIQSDKT
- a CDS encoding ABC transporter permease; protein product: MGQLEKLKSTAKAVDFAKQNGIYIVLLVLVGFFSIATENFLVSHNLINVARQVSMLGIAAVGFAFVLLLGGIDLSVGSVITLVNVVCGWFMVNAGMNPVLAIFITLAMATFIGFTNGWIIANLQMPPLIVTLAMMIIIEGVAFIISKGLPIYGFPESFAVIGQGYIGPIPVPVVIMIAVLALGAFILNKTYFGRYFYAVGGNEEAAKLSGIKVKNVKYLVYSLSGFFAGVAGVVILSRTNSATVTAGKGLEFEILTACVLGGISVTGGFGRISNIVAGVLILGVLSNGMVLMNVTEFTQMVIKGSVLLIAVAFDCLQHRKTS
- a CDS encoding GntR family transcriptional regulator; its protein translation is MNDPKPLYLQIYEDLHTSIRNQRYAPGDLLPSEKTICEQYKTSRPTVAKAIKMLSDAKLVHRQAGFGTQVLAPDSSGLSAGLLVPGLTETEIFTPIIASIIETAPNFELQIAQPYELNRSQDRKALALSQVEQFIKKKVNGVFFGPLEKIPDAEAFNLSIVERFTEKGIQVVLLDRDIYPWPQQAPFDMICIGNIEAGFTMANHLLENGCKQLAFVSSKNPAMTVGHRIIGTRQALLQKGFSARSLLYVEYEQDDPSTAAAQLIEANIDGIVCANDATAAVILRALLDLSVKIPEQIKVCGFDDVKYASLLSVPLTSYRQPCQVMGQLAVETMVNRIKHPERPPHHIALHGTLIVRESSQMRA
- a CDS encoding sugar ABC transporter ATP-binding protein, with amino-acid sequence MNILELKNITKKYPGVIALNDVSIEFVKGEAHALVGENGAGKSTLIKSCTGAVKPNAGSIIIEGESFASLTPQLSESHGIGVIYQEFNLVGELSVAENIFLGRAIRKGLVINKKAMVRESAAIFEQFDIDIDPNELVSNLTVGYQQLVEIAKALSQKARVLIMDEPSAPLTSAEAERLYLVVEKLKASGVTIIYISHRMEEIFRLTERITVLRDGQKIDTVKTSETNMDELVKLMVGRELKETYPKRKDCISDEVLLDVQNLSGNGVNDISFNIKKGEVLGFAGLIGSGRTETAELLFGAAKKTSGSVRLNGSEVNPKTPRDAIDSGIALVPEDRKGKGALMDMTIRSNTSMAVLERISKFFIVDSKEERRMAEEYKQSIRIKTPSIEQNIKNLSGGNQQKVIIARWLASKPDLVIFDEPTRGIDVGAKSEIYTLVNSLVEDGKSVLMISSEMEEVMGMSDRIVVLCDGKISGSLDRKDFTQERIMNFASQK